One genomic region from Salvia hispanica cultivar TCC Black 2014 chromosome 2, UniMelb_Shisp_WGS_1.0, whole genome shotgun sequence encodes:
- the LOC125207688 gene encoding protein yippee-like At4g27740, whose product MDESGGRPLYSCRNCRNPVALHAYLESKKFKAKSGEAYLFRQAMNVVVGAKEVRQLMTGDYAIAKIFCRTCGDEMGWTYLTAFDARQKYKEGKYILEKAKILKQY is encoded by the exons ATGGATGAGAGCGGAGGCCGTCCACTCTACAGTTGCAGAAACTGCCGGAATCCTGTTGCCTTACATGCTTATCTTGAATCCAAAAAGTTTAAG GCAAAATCTGGGGAGGCGTATTTGTTTAGGCAGGCAATGAATGTTGTGGTTGGAGCAAAGGAAGTGAGGCAACTTATGACTGGTGACTACGCAATCGCAAAGATATTCTGCCGCACGTGCGGAGACGAAATGGGCTGGACTTATCTCACTGCTTTTGATGCCCGACAGAAATACAAGGAGGGCAAATACATTCTCGAGAAAGCTAAGATTCTCAAACAATACTGA
- the LOC125204167 gene encoding dof zinc finger protein DOF4.6-like, with product MDAAQWPQGIGVECSRNSEKKPRPQKEQPLNCPRCKSTNTKFCYYNNYSLSQPRYFCKSCRRYWTEGGTLRNVPVGGSSRKNKRSSSSSSSSSSSTKKLAPPPQIQNPKIHDGKQSYHDPPLYSGISELVALPFTLQPQNPNLLSSIISAPVHNSNPVVSSGFPLENRFGNLQQAVQGDPPIIFPFEAVGNQEIERDSNGFWTGMLPGGSW from the exons ATGGATGCTGCTCAGTGGCCACAG GGAATTGGAGTTGAATGCTCAAGAAACTCAGAGAAGAAGCCAAGGCCACAAAAGGAACAGCCTTTGAACTGCCCAAGATGCAAATCCACCAACACAAAGTTTTGCTATTACAACAATTACAGCCTCTCCCAACCTAGGTACTTTTGTAAGAGCTGCAGAAGGTATTGGACTGAAGGTGGAACTCTCAGAAATGTCCCAGTTGGTGGAAGCTctagaaaaaacaaaagatcttcttcttcttcttcttcttcttcatcttccacAAAGAAATTGGCCCCACCACCTCAAATTCAAAACCCTAAGATCCACGATGGGAAACAATCTTACCACGATCCGCCTCTCTACAGTGGAATTTCTGAGCTAGTGGCTTTGCCATTCACTCTCCAAcctcaaaaccctaatttgctCAGCTCAATCATTTCTGCTCCGGTTCACAATTCCAACCCGGTGGTCTCCTCCGGTTTCCCTCTCGAAAACCGGTTTGGGAACTTACAGCAAGCAGTTCAAGGCGATCCACCGATCATTTTCCCGTTTGAAGCGGTTGGAAATCAAGAAATTGAGCGTGATTCGAACGGATTTTGGACCGGGATGCTCCCCGGCGGTTCATGGTGA
- the LOC125205100 gene encoding U-box domain-containing protein 43-like translates to MENHTSLVDTAQSMLQAVALARQVLLHKDNFKRFSASLEKTAIFLQELSKFKVKNSDTVSRALEALKPEVDAAKQLAADCSNGNKIYLLLSCKKIVEKMESTSKSMSRAMSLFPLDSLDVSPQTNQWLLNLCKNMEEAQYQVSLKEEEILQKVETGLEDRRATDRSFASNLLLLIAESVGISSEESDDLKMEFESFKNDIQHIESRNEALRMEQIILLLENADLVTTPKEKEMKYFTKRNSLGRQLLEPLQSFFCPITGDIMMDPVETSSGYTFEREAIEKWLALGNSFCPLTKTPLSKLSVRPNRTLRQSIEEWKNRNIMISIASMKPDIQSSDNQEVVNCLAKLHELCGKSELHREWVVMEDYIPIIAGLLHDKNSETRLHALAILFSLAKDSDSNKEAIANHNDSIRLVVYSLARKVEESMRALQLLLELSRIENVRNLIGDVQGGILLLVTLANSDDAQASKYAQELLDSLSFNDKNVVEMARAKFFRPLLQRLFEGPVAIQVIMADTLADLELTDHDKQCLSRDGALKPLLQMLQLQDIEVKSVAVRALENLSGVASNGMQLIKEGAKNQLFELLFCHALSQLRQHVAKIIMNLAMSTASPEASADQIRLLETEEDIFKLFSLVSFTGPDTQETLLRTFHALCRSPSGLDIRRELRQISAVKILVQLCELDDLAVRENAVKLLYCLTEDGDHPTFEEHVNRRCITTLIKIINTSDSEDEKAATMGVISRLPHNPQMSQDLSECGALEVIFDCLRNVRSAHEKEVVENAAEALCRFTVPSNLEWQKRVAEAGIVPVLVKLLASGAPPTKRNAAISLKQLSESSSNLTTPVKTNGFLSCCFASSGEGICPVHTGICSTETSFCLLEAGAVRPLVMILGEQDSPACEASLDAILTLIEGVQLQNGCKVLEDAGAVVLIIKLLNSSCSSLQEKTLGALQRIFRLVDFKTKYGKSAQMSLVDITQRGSSSTKSLAAKILAQLNVLNEQSSFFDGT, encoded by the exons ATGGAAAACCACACCTCTCTCGTTGACACAGCTCAATCCATGCTTCAAGCAGTCGCCTTGGCAAGGCAAGTCCTGCTGCACAAGGACAATTTCAAGAGATTCTCTGCTTCCCTCGAGAAAACTGCCATCTTCCTCCAAGAGCTCTCCAAATTCAAAGTCAAGAACTCCGACACCGTCAGCCGCGCTCTCGAGGCCCTCAAACCGGAGGTCGATGCAGCCAAGCAGCTGGCTGCAGACTGCAGCAATGGCAACAAGATTTACCTCCTCTTGAGCTGCAAGAAGATTGTGGAGAAGATGGAGAGCACCAGCAAGAGCATGAGCCGCGCTATGTCGCTCTTCCCGTTGGACTCCTTGGACGTCTCGCCCCAGACGAATCAATGGCTTCTCAATCTCTGCAAGAATATGGAAGAAGCTCAGTATCAAGTCTCTTTGAAGGAGGAAGAGATACTGCAAAAGGTCGAAACCGGATTGGAAGACAGAAGAGCTACTGACCGATCTTTCGCAAGCAATCTGCTCCTTCTCATTGCTGAATCCGTGGGGATTTCATCTGAAGAGTCTGATGATCTAAAGATGGAGTTTGAGAGTTTCAAGAATGATATACAGCATATCGAGTCGAGAAACGAGGCGCTGCGGATGGAGCAGATCATTCTACTGCTCGAAAACGCTGATCTGGTTACTACTCCAAAGGAAAAGGAGATGAAGTACTTCACCAAACGCAACTCGCTGGGGAGGCAGCTGCTAGAGCCTCTCCAGTCGTTCTTTTGCCCAATCACTGGGGATATCATGATGGATCCGGTCGAGACATCATCGGGCTATACGTTTGAGAGAGAGGCGATTGAGAAGTGGTTAGCTTTAGGGAATAGCTTTTGTCCCTTGACTAAGACCCCCTTGAGCAAACTGTCTGTACGGCCGAATAGAACTCTCCGGCAGTCCATCGAGGAGTGGAAGAACAGGAACATCATGATCAGTATTGCTTCCATGAAACCCGATATACAGTCAAGTGATAACCAAGAAGTTGTTAATTGTTTAGCAAAGCTTCATGAATTGTGTGGAAAAAGTGAGCTGCATAGAGAATGGGTGGTTATGGAGGATTACATACCGATAATTGCAGGTCTGCTTCATGATAAAAATAGTGAGACAAGATTGCATGCTTTAGCCATTTTGTTTTCCCTTGCAAAGGATAGTGATAGTAACAAG GAGGCGATTGCTAATCATAACGACAGCATCAGGCTCGTTGTTTACTCGCTTGCACGCAAAGTTGAAGAAAGCATGCGGGCACTGCAGCTGCTCTTGGAACTTTCGAGGATTGAAAATGTACGGAATCTCATTGGCGACGTGCAGGGAGGAATACTTCTTCTCGTCACTTTAGCAAACAGCGACGATGCTCAAGCTTCAAAATACGCCCAAGAGCTTCTGGACAGTCTTTCCTTCAATGATAAGAACGTCGTGGAGATGGCAAGGGCGAAATTCTTTAGGCCTCTGTTGCAGCGTCTTTTTGAAG GACCTGTGGCCATTCAAGTAATTATGGCAGATACATTAGCCGATCTTGAGCTGACTGATCACGACAAGCAGTGTCTTTCTAGAGACGGAGCACTGAAGCCTCTTCTTCAGATGCTTCAGCTCCAAGATATAGAGGTTAAATCAGTAGCTGTAAGAGCTCTAGAGAACCTATCAGGGGTGGCATCAAACGGCATGCAACTGATCAAAGAAGGAGCTAAAAACCAGCTGTTCGAACTGCTCTTCTGTCACGCCCTATCCCAATTGCGCCAACACGTGGCGAAGATAATCATGAATCTAGCAATGTCCACAGCATCCCCGGAAGCTTCTGCAGATCAGATTCGACTTCTGGAAACTGAAGAAGATATTTTCAAGCTATTCTCACTGGTTTCATTTACCGGGCCTGATACACAGGAAACCCTTCTCCGCACCTTCCACGCCTTGTGCAGATCGCCTTCTGGTTTGGACATCAGAAGGGAGTTGAGACAG ATCTCTGCTGTGAAAATACTTGTCCAATTATGTGAGCTTGACGACCTTGCTGTGAGGGAAAATGCTGTGAAACTGCTCTATTGTCTGACAGAAGATGGCGATCATCCGACTTTTGAGGAACATGTCAACAGGAGGTGCATTACAACGCttatcaaaatcatcaacacTTCTGATAGTGAAGACGAGAAAGCTGCTACCATGGGTGTGATCTCTCGCCTCCCCCACAATCCTCAGATGTCCCAGGACCTGTCAGAGTGTGGTGCACTTGAGGTCATCTTTGACTGTCTCAGAAATGTTCGTTCTGCTCACGAAAAAGAGGTGGTCGAAAATGCTGCTGAAGCGCTTTGTCGTTTCACAGTCCCATCAAATCTTGAATGGCAGAAGAGAGTGGCTGAAGCAGGCATTGTTCCTGTACTAGTGAAACTGCTAGCCTCCGGAGCCCCTCCCACGAAAAGAAACGCAGCCATTTCACTAAAACAGCTATCAGAAAGTTCTAGCAACCTGACAACACCAGTCAAAACCAATGGCTTCCTCAGCTGCTGCTTTGCATCATCTGGGGAAGGTATCTGCCCTGTCCACACGGGCATTTGCAGCACGGAGACATCATTCTGCCTTTTGGAGGCAGGTGCTGTGAGACCACTCGTGATGATACTAGGTGAACAAGATTCCCCAGCCTGTGAAGCTTCGTTGGATGCAATCTTAACCTTGATTGAAGGCGTGCAACTACAAAACGGGTGCAAGGTGCTTGAGGATGCTGGTGCAGTGGTTCTGATCATCAAGCTGCTAAACTCGTCTTGCAGCAGCCTGCAGGAGAAAACATTAGGAGCGTTGCAACGGATATTTAGACTCGTTGATTTCAAGACAAAATACGGTAAATCAGCACAAATGTCCCTAGTGGATATCACTCAGAGGGGAAGTAGTAGTACAAAATCATTGGCTGCCAAAATACTTGCCCAGCTGAATGTATTGAATGAGCAGTCTTCCTTTTTTGATGGCACATGA
- the LOC125207204 gene encoding WD repeat-containing protein 44-like: MDSFTTDEDSQFFDALEHIGEEPKFRNREYEVWINAPQSVGERRENFFKQVGISLGEIESQAVDNCVMGDTGRVLEDSGAVLRAYGSEDEFSSSRSSVSSWDTDDLGLCRNGDGNASGGCEFENERRGDSRLMGLEWLLSSPEMDSSSQLPSTVDEIGDRGNEASVNTPKSRSNLKKRWLRRLRSMTCMMSGGTREESVRSCGVSQMQGSRIWRVRVRHCQRRLKELSALFSGQEIQAHKGPITALKFSFDGQYLASAGEDKIVRIWQVVEDERLDTVDIPDADPSCVYFSVNHLSELGPLMVEKDKVNKSKSRGRTHESACIVFPSKVFRIFEKPLHVFHGHSGEILDLSWSKDNCLLSSSVDKTVRLWRVGVDQCLKVFQHSDYVTCIQFNPVNDDYFISGSIDGKARIWSIGGCKVVDWIETREIISAISYRPDSQAGIIGSIAGTCHFFHLSDNHFQLGAQMCLTSKKKSACKRITGFQFLPQDPSKILVTSADSKVRIIDGVNVIGKYKGPRNAGNQSAASFTFDGNHIVSASDDSNVYMWNYSDQGDSLSQSKPVRSFECFSSDASVAIPWPGFKTRKAEDPQGLKSNQLQTNPLPFSSSSTLSLGQEYFLDASSKGSATWPEEKLPVSSPQAVTSPISKSQYKLLKTCCQSASSSHAWGLVIVTSGWDGRIRSFHNYGLPVAL, encoded by the exons ATGGATAGCTTCACCACCGACGAAGATTCTCAATTTTTTGACGCGCTGGAGCACATTGGTGAAGAGCCCAAATTTCGGAATCGGGAATATGAGGTGTGGATTAATGCTCCACAGAGTGTCGGTGAGCGCCGTGAGAATTTTTTCAAACAGGTTGGGATCAGCCTAGGTGAGATTGAGAGTCAAGCTGTAGATAATTGTGTGATGGGAGATACTGGAAGAGTTTTGGAGGATAGTGGAGCCGTGCTGAGAGCTTATGGTAGTGAAGATGAGTTCTCTTCGAGCCGTTCATCTGTGTCGAGTTGGGACACGGATGATCTGGGATTGTGTAGAAATGGGGATGGGAATGCTAGTGGTGGATGTGAGTTTGAGAATGAGAGGAGGGGAGATTCTCGATTGATGGGATTGGAGTGGCTGCTCTCATCTCCGGAAATGGATTCTTCATCTCAATTGCCTTCCACAGTTGATGAAATTGGGGACAGGGGAAATGAGGCTAGTGTAAATACACCAAAATCAAGGAGTAATTTGAAGAAGAGGTGGCTGCGTAGATTGCGTTCGATGACATGTATGATGAGTGGGGGTACGAGAGAGGAGAGTGTTCGATCTTGTGGCGTAAGCCAGATGCAGGGGTCAAGGATCTGGAGAGTTAGGGTTCGCCATTGTCAGAGGAGATTGAAGGAGCTTTCCGCCCTCTTTAGTGGGCAAGAAATTCAAGCGCACAAGGGGCCGATCACAGCTTTGAAATTCAGCTTTGATGGACAGTACCTTGCTAGTGCTGGTGAAGATAAGATTGTCAGAATCTGGCAGGTGGTGGAGGATGAGAGATTGGATACAGTTGACATCCCGGATGCAGATCCATCGTGTGTGTATTTCTCCGTCAATCATCTATCTGAATTGGGGCCTTTGATGGTGGAAAAGGATAAAGTTAACAAGTCCAAGAGCCGGGGAAGAACACACGAATCGGCTTGTATAGTCTTCCCTTCAAAGGTCTTTCGAATTTTTGAGAAGCCATTGCACGTGTTCCATGGGCACAGTGGGGAGATCTTGGATCTTTCATGGTCAAAGGATAAT TGTCTACTGTCGTCGTCTGTTGATAAAACTGTTCGTCTCTGGCGGGTTGGAGTTGATCAGTGCCTCAAGGTTTTCCAGCATAGTGACTATG TGACTTGCATCCAATTTAACCCTGTGAATGATGATTACTTCATCAGTGGTTCAATAGATGGGAAGGCCCGGATTTGGTCGATTGGTGGTTGTAAAGTTGTTGACTGGATCGAAACAAGGGAGATTATCAGTGCAATTTCTTACCGCCCCGATAGCCAG GCTGGAATTATTGGTTCTATTGCCGGAACATGCCACTTTTTTCACTTATCAG ATAATCACTTCCAGTTGGGAGCTCAGATGTGCTTAACGAGTAAGAAGAAGTCAGCTTGCAAAAGGATAACTGGCTTTCAG TTCTTACCACAAGATCCAAGCAAAATATTGGTCACATCTGCTGATTCAAAAGTTAGAATTATTGATGGGGTGAATGTGATTGGGAAGTACAAAG GCCCTAGAAATGCTGGAAACCAGAGCGCTGCTTCATTTACTTTCGATGGAAACCATATTGTCTCAGCATCAGACGATTCCAATGTTTATATGTGGAACTACTCCGATCAGGGGGACTCCTTGTCGCAATCAAAACCAGTTAGGTCCTTTGAATGCTTCTCCTCAGATGCCTCTGTTGCCATACCATGGCCTGGCTTCAAAACCAGGAAGGCAGAGGATCCGCAAGGCTTGAAATCGAACCAACTGCAGACAAATCCATTGCCTTTCTCATCCTCATCCACTCTCTCTTTAGGGCAAGAGTATTTCTTGGACGCCAGCTCAAAGGGATCCGCAACTTGGCCAGAGGAAAAGCTTCCTGTCTCCAGCCCGCAAGCTGTGACATCACCAATCAGTAAATCTCAGTACAAGCTCCTCAAGACATGCTGCCAGAGCGCATCGAGCTCTCATGCATGGGGGTTAGTGATAGTCACCTCAGGGTGGGATGGACGGATCAGATCATTCCATAATTATGGTTTGCCTGTGGCCCTTTAA